The following coding sequences lie in one Cannabis sativa cultivar Pink pepper isolate KNU-18-1 chromosome 5, ASM2916894v1, whole genome shotgun sequence genomic window:
- the LOC115716827 gene encoding ubiquinol oxidase 2, mitochondrial isoform X1, with amino-acid sequence MMSVTRSGATRQLAVVSARLFSSGTARAVANEPAVMKGLMRSVPTGAAAWTAKNSSVVYWVQRGYSSSAAARGASTVAVGNGEHDEKVKQVKNGVVSESANVSNDNKDEKGIVSYWGVPPSRLTKEDGTEWKWSCFRPWDTYKSDLSIDLKKHHAPTTFLDKIAYWTVKSLRWPTDIFFQRRYGCRAMMLETVAAVPGMVGGALLHCKSLRRFEHSGGWIRTLLEEAENERMHLMTFMEVAKPKWYERALVFTVQGIFFNAYFVGYLISPKFAHRVVGYLEEEAIHSYTEFLKELDKGNIENVPAPAIAIDYWQLPANATLRDVVLVVRADEAHHRDVNHFASVRKEYYFVIAKLTIRVSPVEINCHKLILRWNLI; translated from the exons atgaTGTCGGTGACTCGCAGTGGCGCCACCAGGCAGCTGGCCGTGGTAAGCGCTCGGTTGTTCTCCTCAGGCACCGCCCGTGCGGTGGCCAATGAGCCGGCCGTCATGAAGGGCCTTATGAGGTCGGTGCCGACTGGTGCCGCCGCATGGACAGCGAAAAACAGCAGCGTCGTTTATTGGGTTCAGAGAGGCTACAGTAGTAGCGCCGCCGCTAGGGGTGCTAGTACGGTGGCTGTCGGCAATGGAGAGCATGATGAGAAGGTGAAGCAGGTGAAAAACGGTGTCGTTTCGGAATCTGCCAATGTAAGTAATGATAATAAGGACGAGAAGGGGATTGTGAGTTATTGGGGCGTACCACCGAGCCGGCTTACCAAGGAAGATGGAACCGAGTGGAAGTGGTCCTGCTTTAGG CCATGGGACACGTACAAATCAGATCTGTCCATTGATCTGAAGAAGCACCACGCCCCAACAACTTTTTTAGACAAAATAGCGTATTGGACTGTCAAATCCCTAAGATGGCCAACTGATATTTTCTTCCAg AGACGATATGGATGTCGAGCCATGATGCTGGAGACGGTGGCAGCAGTACCAGGCATGGTGGGAGGAGCACTGCTTCACTGCAAATCGCTAAGGCGATTCGAGCACAGCGGTGGGTGGATTAGAACGTTGCTGGAAGAAGCTGAGAACGAGAGGATGCATCTAATGACATTCATGGAAGTAGCTAAGCCCAAATGGTACGAACGAGCCCTTGTATTCACTGTCCAAGGCATCTTTTTCAACGCTTACTTCGTGGGGTATTTGATTTCCCCAAAATTCGCCCACCGAGTGGTTGGTTACCTTGAGGAGGAAGCAATCCACTCCTACACCGAATTCCTCAAGGAACTTGACAAAGGCAATATCGAAAACGTTCCTGCTCCGGCCATCGCCATCGACTACTGGCAGCTCCCGGCCAACGCCACATTGAGAGATGTCGTTCTCGTTGTCCGAGCTGATGAGGCTCATCACCGTGATGTTAATCACTTTGCATCGGTACGTAAAgagtattattttgtaattgcTAAGCTAACTATTAGAGTTAGTCCCGTAGAAATAAATTGCcacaaattaattttaagatggAATctcatttaa
- the LOC115716827 gene encoding ubiquinol oxidase 2, mitochondrial isoform X2, translated as MMSVTRSGATRQLAVVSARLFSSGTARAVANEPAVMKGLMRSVPTGAAAWTAKNSSVVYWVQRGYSSSAAARGASTVAVGNGEHDEKVKQVKNGVVSESANVSNDNKDEKGIVSYWGVPPSRLTKEDGTEWKWSCFRPWDTYKSDLSIDLKKHHAPTTFLDKIAYWTVKSLRWPTDIFFQRRYGCRAMMLETVAAVPGMVGGALLHCKSLRRFEHSGGWIRTLLEEAENERMHLMTFMEVAKPKWYERALVFTVQGIFFNAYFVGYLISPKFAHRVVGYLEEEAIHSYTEFLKELDKGNIENVPAPAIAIDYWQLPANATLRDVVLVVRADEAHHRDVNHFASDIHYQGRELKEAPAPLGYH; from the exons atgaTGTCGGTGACTCGCAGTGGCGCCACCAGGCAGCTGGCCGTGGTAAGCGCTCGGTTGTTCTCCTCAGGCACCGCCCGTGCGGTGGCCAATGAGCCGGCCGTCATGAAGGGCCTTATGAGGTCGGTGCCGACTGGTGCCGCCGCATGGACAGCGAAAAACAGCAGCGTCGTTTATTGGGTTCAGAGAGGCTACAGTAGTAGCGCCGCCGCTAGGGGTGCTAGTACGGTGGCTGTCGGCAATGGAGAGCATGATGAGAAGGTGAAGCAGGTGAAAAACGGTGTCGTTTCGGAATCTGCCAATGTAAGTAATGATAATAAGGACGAGAAGGGGATTGTGAGTTATTGGGGCGTACCACCGAGCCGGCTTACCAAGGAAGATGGAACCGAGTGGAAGTGGTCCTGCTTTAGG CCATGGGACACGTACAAATCAGATCTGTCCATTGATCTGAAGAAGCACCACGCCCCAACAACTTTTTTAGACAAAATAGCGTATTGGACTGTCAAATCCCTAAGATGGCCAACTGATATTTTCTTCCAg AGACGATATGGATGTCGAGCCATGATGCTGGAGACGGTGGCAGCAGTACCAGGCATGGTGGGAGGAGCACTGCTTCACTGCAAATCGCTAAGGCGATTCGAGCACAGCGGTGGGTGGATTAGAACGTTGCTGGAAGAAGCTGAGAACGAGAGGATGCATCTAATGACATTCATGGAAGTAGCTAAGCCCAAATGGTACGAACGAGCCCTTGTATTCACTGTCCAAGGCATCTTTTTCAACGCTTACTTCGTGGGGTATTTGATTTCCCCAAAATTCGCCCACCGAGTGGTTGGTTACCTTGAGGAGGAAGCAATCCACTCCTACACCGAATTCCTCAAGGAACTTGACAAAGGCAATATCGAAAACGTTCCTGCTCCGGCCATCGCCATCGACTACTGGCAGCTCCCGGCCAACGCCACATTGAGAGATGTCGTTCTCGTTGTCCGAGCTGATGAGGCTCATCACCGTGATGTTAATCACTTTGCATCG GACATACATTATCAAGGACGTGAGCTTAAGGAAGCTCCAGCTCCGCTGGGATATCACTGA
- the LOC133038203 gene encoding uncharacterized protein LOC133038203 translates to MGRSFEYTSKMMERQVLSFLQKNIFTRFGTPRAIVSDEGSHFVTSEFEALLSRYGVRHRTALPYHPQSNGQEISNREIKMITEKTVQRSRKDWSRKLDDALWAYRTAFKTPIGEKSYRKSNELDEFRNEAYENAKIYKERTKKWHDKGLIRKEFQRDGKCYSSIQG, encoded by the exons atgggtcGAAGCTTCGAGTACACCTCGAAAATGATGGAAAGACAGGTTCTCAGCTTCTTACAAAAGAACATTTTTACTCGGTTTGGTACTCCTCGAGCAAtagtaagcgatgaagggagccaTTTCGTAACAAGCGAGTTTGAAGCACTCCTCTCAAGATATGGTGTTCGACATCGAACCGCTTTACCATACCATccccaaagtaatggccaagaaATCTCTAACCGAGAGATTAAGATGATTACGGAGAAAACGGTgcaaagatcaaggaaagattggtcaaggaAGTTGGATGACGCACTGTGGGCGTACAGAACAGCTTTCAAAACACCAATTG GGGAGAAAAGTTACCGCAAGTCGAATGAGTTAGATGAGTTTCGGAACGAAGCCTATGAAAACGCCAAGATATACAAAGAGAGAACTAAAAAGTGGCACGATAAAGGTCTAATACGGAAAGAGTTTCAACGGGACGGCAAGTGCTACTCTTCAATTCAAGGCTGA